The Aethina tumida isolate Nest 87 chromosome 6, icAetTumi1.1, whole genome shotgun sequence nucleotide sequence atgcatttttatgAACGAAAAAGTGAGACGAAGTTCACGAAGGCAATAAAATCGTAGAGCGTCAACCGAAAGTATGTCAAATGTTAAAGTGCATGAGATAATTGTTTATCgtccaaaaacaaaattacgttTTGTCTTATCAAAACGAATTGTTCGTACCAACTCATTTGTTTCCAATTCCACTTTTTACtgctcaacatttttatttccagaAAGTCTATTAAATTGTGACACTAAttctaacataaaaattaaattaacaacaatgattattttaaaattattgttaattgttattaacttaatttaataaccaactggttttgtttaaaaataacttgcaattaaaataatacttaaatatacataaataaatagataaataaaataaaaacttacatTCGCAATTTAAAATCGTCTCATGAATCTTGTAAACTGTCTCCTTGACAACTTGAAGGAAAAGTCGAATTTTCGCGCGCATTTTTcactaattgaaaattacgATTCCAATGGAGTCGAGAGAAAAAAGAAGCGTCGTGAACAAGTGTCGAAGAACAAGAAGAAGAATAACTGTGCGACTAATCCGACGACgcttatataaataaaggttATCGCCGCCAACATTTCATTCCTCAAATGTTTTATCtgtcttaaaataaaacatatccaTCCATCCATCCAtccatttgtttgtttatttatttatttatgcggTGCGTTTGAAACAATTCCGATTTTTTTCTCGGCAAACGACTTccgattttttatataacaaacaGCCATAAGAATCCGGTCGGATTAATTGCATAAATGAAGGTCTGTGTCAATTACGTTTTATCTGTgcttacataaaaaaaaaccgCAATAAACTTGAACGAAAACGTTGAACTGTTTTATTGACTTGATTAATCGATGCAAAGTCAATACACTTTACAAGAGTCGATTAAAAAAATGCTAaactaaacaaacaaacaaacaccTCGCAATCGCGATAATTAGACGCAATAATGTCAAGTACGGCAATAACTTTTCTAATAATCCATAAATGAAATTCGAACATCAATTCTGAAAAACGTTTATTGTCGTCACACAGTTACCAACCACATCGTTTCTCTTCTCGTGTCGGATTTGGATACAAGTACGAATCACAAAAGACATTACAAACATCAAACTGAATCGTCACGCGTACTTATCCAAATCGCACTTCGTCCTTCTCGGTGGATCCTTGCTGGGAATCACTTTCACGTAGTAAATGCAAAAGTTCTTGTTCGGGTCCTCCGATCGGTCCCCATAGTTTTTGAAGTATCTGTCCGAGAGCTCGTCGAACGTTTGGAAAAGATACAGAACTGGGCCCCCACTTTCTGACAGGTCCCCATTATGATCCGTGTTGTGAGGGTCGAACATGAAGATCCTAAAAAACATGTTTCGATGATTCGATGATCAAATTCGTACGTGTTGTGCTGAGTTGTACTTGTTGTTGCTGAGTATAATCGAGTAGTAATAGTCGCAGTACTCAAGGACAAAGTACAGTTCCTTGGCCGCGTTGTCGAAGGTGGAGAACTGTTGCATGATGGGCGACAGCAACTTCTCGTCCATCGGATAGTTGCACATGGGCTTGAAGATCTTCAACTGCACCGACTCCTCGTTGATGAAGTGGTTCCTCAGTATGTTGGTCATGCCCAGCTTTGGGTTTTCGGGGGTGTACGTGTTGTACGAGGACACGTACACCTTGTCGCCCGACTCCATCACCAGATCCAAGAAATGGGCGTTCCAAGTCTCGATCGTGGTCAACTTCGAATAGACCAGAGCCATCACGCAGCAGCACATCTCCTGTTTACCCTTTCCGACGAACTGCTTGTCGTACATGGTCTTGAAACCGCGCAGAATCATTCCCGGAGGAACCGGATGATGCTTGCTCCTTCCTATCGCGTTGATTTCCTGCACACGTTTCGCCCTCAATTGATTTTCGGtctgaaacaaacaaataaattacagaCTCCACCTAACTCATTACGCCAATCACCGTCATCACCATCTTCATCACGATGCTTAGATCCTTGTTCTTGGGACACGGCTTAGGTTTGTCCACCACCTTCTTCTGCGTCCTGCTCTTTCCTGCAATCACTTCAGCGATCGTAACCCTAAAGTAGCCGTCCACCTTTTCCATTTCCACAATTTGCCGAATGTGATCGGTGACCATCTCCACGTTGTGCACGAAATACATGACGTACGGAGAGCCACAGTAGCTCAAGGGTAAACCGGTGGGCCCTCTGGCCACGGGATCGTACAAGAATATTAACGGCCTTCCGCTGGTCGGATCCTGATCCTCCCAAACTGCAAACGTCAAACCTCCCACTTCAATGACACCGTGAGTGTTGGTTTTGAACAGAAACTGCAACGCCTCCCTCAGATTCAGAGTGCGGGAATCCGTGGAGTTGATTTGGCCCGCCATCGAGGGAAACTTGACCGACACCTGACATCTGTTCGAGCCAACTTTGAAAGTGGGTTTCACCTTTCTTATTTCCAAGGGACGGTTCGCGTCGAAAGCGGGATCGTCTTCGTTCCTGCTGAAATTGAACAGTTCATCTCCGATCGTCGAAATCTCCACGACAATAGGATACGTCCAGGTGAAGGCACTGTGCAACAGACTCATCGCCAGAGAAACGAACACAAAGGCCGCAGCTTTGAACGAACTGAACAGTTGATTGTCCAACGTGCCTCTTAGGATGTACTTCCCGGCAATGATCTTCTTCCAACCGCCCAGCGTGAGGTTTTGCGGGGCCTGTTTGCCCGGCTCTTTAACGGGTGCAGCCTTCTTCTCTTCCTCTTCGTCCACCTCGTGATCTTTGTTCTCTTTGCTTTGGTACTTGCGACACACCACCGCGTACAACTTGTAATAGTTGTTGCCCCATTCGTTCATGTTGCTCATAAACAACTCTCTCAGTTGGTCCAACGTTAAAAACCTGCAAGAGCATTGAGCATTGATCAGACGTTAAGGCTAAGGGAAGAACGAAGAAAACGCCTACCTTGTGACACACGGAGTTCCAAGTTTATCTTCTTTGCCATCCGGCCCTCTGTTGTTGGGATCGTACATGTAATAAACCATCTCTCCTTTGTACAACGCTACTGTAAGACCTGAAAAGCATCAAAATGTACCATCGGTTGCCACCCAATTTCAGTATGAATCGCACCGTTAGCCATTAACAAGCCACTCTGGAATGTTTTGAAGAACGACTCCAAAGCTTGTGGCAAGTTTACATTCATACGGTCTTCCCCTTCTAAGATCGCCTCCTCTTCCGGCGTCACCTTAGCATAAACGTTGCCGCTGTACTGCAAAGAGATATTCACGCTGATgtagttcttaattatcctgAGCACCTTCGATATGTGATTGACACTAATGTCGGTACTGTCagcaattaatttgatttcttGCTCGTTCATCGAAGTATTTGCTGCAAAAACcgtacaaaattattactcGATCACATAATCACATAATTTTACAGACACCTTTTAAGTTGGTTTGCATTTGAAATCTGATTTTGCTCATCATTCTGTCACcatatttcaaaatccaatCCATAATTTCGGCGTCGAGTCTGTAAGGTGGATAAAGAGTAACGATCCCAACAAAAATGACACAACTACACAATGACTGTTGTCCTTTGTTGGCATCTGGGAAAATTTTATCCGTCATCGTTATTTTGCCTAGAAAACAAAATGAACACTCACGTACAATGTTAATAAGAAGTTGAGAGAAATAAATACCGGGAAGAATCCATTTTCCTTTGTCCATTTCAACGAATTTGAACCAATTTCCATCGTAGACCGTCTTTGGTTTGTCTCCACGTTCGGGACGATACTTTTGAGTCGGAGGTTTCACCTCCACGTTCACCTCGATTTTGTACAATTGAAAGTCGGTTTGAGGACGCACCAAGGGCGGATAGTTTTTGTAGATGAACGCGACCAAGTCCTGCACCAGCAAGAACCTGACGCAACAAGCTTTTCCGTACAGCATCACGTTGTCCTCCCAAAAAGTGGGCGGGTACTTGTGCACCGTTTTCCTCGGCCTCCTCGGCTTCCCGATGTCCCATTCTCTATCTCCGATGTTTTTGAAGAACGTCCTCACATTGAAATCCGTCACTTCTTCCTCCTCTTCGGGTTCTTCCTCTTCAGCGTCTCCGCCGCCCGTCCGCAACGTTTCGCCTTCCGAAACGCCTCCCGATCCCGGATCGTCCCAGTCCACTTTTCCAAACACTTCCCCTTTGTGGTCGCGTCCGTGCGGGTCGTACACGTAAAAAGCGCCTTTATCCCTGAAGATGGCAACGGTGTAGGGTTCGCTGACGAGGATTATCTCCATGTTGGGATCGTCCAAGCTAGGGTTCCTGCCGTACAATCTTGCCAAAGTTTCGATCAATTTATCTTCGACGTTACCTGAAATTATGCGCCGTACGTAAATAATGGAATGGAAGAAAATTGTggagatttaaaaaaagtatacatACCTTCGTCTATCAAAGAATATTCGAACGAAATCTTGTTGTAGCCGAGAACAAACTCCTTCTTCACGTTATCCAAAGTCGTCACGTCCTCCTTCTTCTCTTcctcttcctcgtcttcatcCATCAAACCCAAAGTTTCAGGCGATTCTTTCTTTTCCAACGACTGAACGTGCAATTCGTTCCCTAAATAACCAAAACTCATTTAATACATCGCTATTTAATCTGTCGCCACTTCTATACTGAACCTTTCTTGAGGGTAAAATCGATGTCCTCAACCTTCCACCTTTCCGCCTTTTTCAACTTGTTCACACCCAAGCCGGTCAAACACATTGCGATCATTTGTTTTCCCACATTCTCCTGTCCGAATTTAGGATACAAACAGCTCACCGACGCTCTGAGGATACAAACGTAGTCGGCCAGTTTGTCCGAAACAAACACAAAGTTGAAACGTTCCGGTCTCGCCACTTGATTCACAACTTCCACCACCTTAATTCCCAGAtcgaaaatgttaaatgactGGTTCATGCTTGCTACAACAACGAACCGAACCGATTATTGGAGACCGTTGAGGAGGTCGGTCGTTCAACAACCGTACAATTGATGTTGGGTAGTACAGCCTCCGCCAATTCTTTAAAGTTGGTGGTCCTCATCAAGAAGGCGGTACCCTCTCTGGCCGCTTGCCCTTTCTCGTTGTTCCTGTGAGAATCGAAATAATAGTACTCACTCGGAGACGCCATCCAAATTCCAACCGATTTGCTGCCACCTGTGACGACGGCGTGAGTACCGGACCCGAGAAAAAACTGCTGGAAGCCCTGACACAGATCCGGCACTCCTTCTATCGAATTCATGGCGCCGCAAATGATCAGTTTAATATCCAATTGAATCTCTTTACTGTAGTCGGGGAACGGCACTTTAGGATACACCTCGTCCGCGCACAACATGTGCTCGTTGTTCTCCGGATCCACCTCCAAAATAGCTTTTCTCGACGTTTTGTAGTACTCGTTGCCAAAACGCAAGATCTACAACAATGACAACACTTAAATGGAAAGGGGAGAATGAGAGATGATTGTGTGCGGTACAGTGTTCAAGGTTTCGCTCGTCCAAGTCGAGAAATTGGGGAACAAAGTGGCGAAGAACAACGAAGTGCTGGCCATGGCGGTACACTGCAAACCCCAACCCGGATGTCCACGAAAAATATTCGCGTTTTGACTCAGACCGGCCCTCAGAATCCATCTGTTCTTCTTCAGTCCTTCGAAGCAGTGCCACGGAGCGGGAACGTCGGGAAAATCGCGTACTTGAACGCCCACCAATTTGAAATAGTCGTTCTTGTCACGGTTAGGCAGATTAGACGAATAGTGATTGCGCAGGTTCGTCACTCCACTGAACATCAGGACGCAGGAGGCGCCTCTTTGCGGCATCTGACCGAACTTGGGCAGTGCCATCACTTCACCGCGTTCATCACGTTCGTTGGGATCAAACATGAAGTACATGCTGGAATTAAGAGACAGTTGATGTGAAGATACGGTTGTGATTGTGAGCcactacaaaaacaaaaagtctTACTCGTCCTCCTTCCAAACGGCCACCGTAACAGGTCCTTCGATCATGCCGCAGCTTTGGCTTTCGAAGAAGAACTCTAGAGCACGATACAGGTCCAAAACGTCGTACTCGACCGATTGTAATTGCCCGATACACTTCTGTTCAAAATCCACAACGTACTTGACGTTTAAAACCTCAACGGTCTTTGGAAAGTCCTCCAATTGCAAAGGGTATCCTTCTTTCTTCTTCGACCTAGCTTCTGAATAAATTATGTCTCCGTACTGATGAATTTCTACTAAAGTTCTAGaggaattttacaaataacttAAGTGGACGATGGATGAATTGTTTGGTCTTACTGAGGGGTCCAATTTATGGCTTTCGATTGTCTTAAAGTGGCCAAACAAGCGATGACGTTGCCTATTGATTGTTTTCCGCCGTATTTTGTTGTCCTTTTGTCGGTTTGGAAGGTTAATCCTCGTAGAATCCATGCAGTGTTTGGGATAAGGTCTAAggatcaatttataattttcattaaaaacaattcccttTTCTTACAGCAACAAAACAGCAGACACGTCACGATTGAATACACAAACTGCGAATTCAAATGACGAATGGGAAGAAGCAACGATTGATGTGTTAGTGTATTCAGCATGGCATGTACCTTCAAATTCATCTTACCTACATAACGAGAAACTGGTTTAGGTTTCAGCACTCTCTGCACTTTCAGCGGTAACTTTTCAGCTTCCTTCTCTTCctgaacaattttttcaatgtccaaatctgaaaatataaatgtgttaGACATATTTTCTCGATAGTACCATCGTGCATTACTTTTCAAATACGACGGTCTTTCCGCCACGTCGTTTATGTTGTTAGGATTTATTTCCAGGGCTGCCATTTTTTGTTTCTCCTTCAGCTCCACTTCTTTCGGATCCAATTCCGGTTCTGGTTCCTTTTTCTCCTCTAAACAAACAACAAGATGGTTAATTTTAAGGGAACAAGAATAATTGTTAAGCACTTGCCTAATCTCTTGCACTCTTTCATTTCCTGCGTGGCCTTCTCCACGACTTTTTCATATTCGTCCGGTTCTTGTCCGAGGTCGATGATTTTCTCGACCAAAACGGGCGTGATGGTGAAGGTGACGTGACCAAAGTCGGGTAGATTGTCCAAAATGTTTTTGGAAAACACCTTCATGGTGCCGCAGCGAGAAACGACGGCGAAGCCTTGTCCTCTCGGCCTCGTATGTATCATCCTGCCTTCGTAGTCATGATCGGTAGGGTCGAACAGAAAATACACGGAGTGTTTGTATATCGCCAAACTTTTGCCTTCGAACGTCAAAACTCCGATGGTGTATTTGCTGAAAAAGTCCTTCACCGTCTCCAGCATCATCTCCTCCTTGCTGCAAGATACGATTTCGGCCGTGATTGTGTCGCCCACACAATATttcattagatattttttgtagtcGTGGAAGAAGATCTGCAGCAGTTTGGTAAAGTCCAGAATCAGATTTTCGCACAATTGGTGCTCCTTGTTCAACTTCTTTATGCTGAACTCGTACAATTTGTTGCCCGCCTCCAAGAACGACGTCACCAACTGGCGGGTCCATTCAAACGGATACGGCGTCCGACGAGTGTAACCGCAGAACACCACGCAATTGGCCAGATCTGAAATGGAACAAAGTTAGTCAATCAAAATGGTTATAGTAGACAGAGAGTCGTCGTTGCCTTGCAGTCCTGCATTCTTTCCAAACTTCTTGTTCTCCTGACTGTAGTCGGCTACAATAACTCCCGGTTCGTGCAAATTACCGAAGAATTTGAACGGTCCCCATCCTTTCGGAATTTTGCTGTGTGGAACCGGAATGGTTTTAGCACCCGGTGGAGGAGTAACTTTGGGTTCAGGTTTGGGCGGCTTCTTTCTGAGAAACGGAGGAATCCACTTTCTGGTTACCTCGGGACGTGGCGCCTCGTACTTGGGCGGCGGCGGCTTCTTCTTCCTTTGGTCTGGAGGTACCCACTTGTGGGTGGTTGGCACTGGTATCATAATTTCGATTTTCTTCCGGGGTTCCTTGGGTCGCAACTCCGGCGGGATCCACGGTTTGGTCTTCGGGGTCGGCACTTTGTACTCGAAGCGTTTCATCGCCAACTAACAAATAAACAGCATTATTTTATCAGAAACCGCCGAAACTGGCGAAAATTTTACCTTTCTGCCTTTAATTCTGAGACGTTCGCTTCGGGTGCGATGGACTTTGGGCGTTTTGGGTGTCTCTTCGGCCGGTGAGCCCCGTTTTCCCTTTTGCGGAGTCGATTTGCTCTTATCGCTAGATTTGGACTTGTCCCCCGATTTGGTCGGCGTCGCCGGCTGACTGCGTCCCTTCGGGGAGGCACCGGCCGGCTGTTTGTCCGCCGTTTTTGTTCTGCAATCGTTTTGTGTGAGAGTACCAGAGAGGAAGAGATGTGAATGTTGAGCATACTTACACTGGGTTTTTGTCGGTTTTTTGCGATTTGTTCATGATCGAAActgtaattttgaaatgacTGCCTCAAACGTGTTTGAAGTTTATTCTGCGCTCAAAACATACAtcacttttgtttatttgtcatttaattaattggtcgCCAATCAATCATTTGTTCACTTTGACGTATCAATTTGATTTAGACagtcacaataaaaattactttctaCCTAAAATTACCGTATATAATCATGAGGAAGGCAcagaaaaagtacaaaatcaAATGCAAAGTTGTGGAGAGGAAACCGGCGGCACCCGATCCGGTGAAGAAGTTGCGAAAAGAAAAGGAACCGACCCCAGAATTGCCCAAAACTCCACCGGAATGTCCGAAAGTCATCATAAATCCCAGTCTGAGGTAATTCGAACGACACCTCCCGCCCTCAATTGAAAACTACTCCGTCTTTTAGTCGTAGGAAAAAATTAAGCGAAAAGCCTTCAACAGAACCGACCAACATATGCTGCGACGGAAGACAACTCACCAAATACGTGAACCCGAAAGCGGTGAAACCGAAACCGATAACCCTTCCGACCAAGTACAAGCGAATCATCAAAATATGCGCGAAGAAGGAGATGGACCTTCAAAAGGGGAAAGGGAAGGCATTGAAGACCCCGAAAAAAATCGTTCTGCCTCAGAAACCGTCCGTGGAAGTAGGAGAGGGTGGCAAAGTGTCTTTGAAGAAAGCCACTCCAACGGCCAGCATGCTGGTACCACCTACCGACAGCGAACTGGAACGGAACAAGCCCAAGACTGGAATCAAATTGAACCAAGTCTCATACATGGAAGAGGAACCGCTTGAAAGAACCCTGTTCCAATATTCCAGTTTCGATCTGGTCGAACGAGGACACGTCCGACCCATTGAAAAACAGTCTGCCCTCTATTCCTTTTATAATAACCGTTTCaaccttttaattttcatatttttagctACGTAAAACTGGAGAAGACCTACTTAAAAGATGAATCCGTACTGAAAAGCGGTTTATTGGAAAAAGAAGACAAGCACCAGATAAAAAAGGACTTGAAGTCGGTGCGCCATCAGATGGAAAAAATACGTGAAGACAAGTTTGGAACTTCTATCGCACAAAACACGTACGAGATGAACACCACAATTCTAATGGAAGATTCCGATAAAACGGGCGACGGCTCGACGAAACGAAAGAGCAAACAAGACGAGTCAACTTTTGGCGACACCATGTTCAAGTCCGATTACAATCCGGGAATCTCTCGTGAGGAGTACAAGTGGTACCAAAACAGAAGGGACGGAGGATTGGACGAGACCATCACCAGTTACAAGGAACCTAAGCAAGGAGAAAGGGAACAATTGGATGACTCTTTGATACACTACAAGAAGAGGAATTATGAACCACGTAAGTGTTAAACAAAGTCAGTTCGATGTGATTCAATTCAATTGTTTTGCAGCTAGAAAATTAGTCGAAGAACGAATAACGAGAATCACCGACCTCACCATGCAAGACACAGGATTGTGGGACACCAAATTGATTCACGGTAATCCTTCGTAAAACATTATTGCGTCGttcttacaaaaaaaatgttatctaGATGAATCCACTAAACCGTGGAGTCACCACCAGATCTCAGACAAGATCGAAGAAGAAGACGAAGAGGTGGCGGAAATTTTGGAGGCCTCCGAAGCTACTAAACAAAAGTCGCAGACCGAACCAGACAAAAGCAAATCTAAAGTGGCGGAAGACGGTGACCAGGCCGAAGAAGACGGGATGGACGAGGAAGAACGGAAGATCTTCCAACTGGGAGTGGCCGGAGAAGGGGGCGGCGAAGGAGACGAGGCTCGGCTAAAGGACGAACAAATAATCGAGTCCTATCTGACGAAACAGTTTCGAAAGAAAGTGTCGCAGCATTCTGTGGCCACTTCGTACAATGCCCGAGACACTTACGTGTGCCCTCAAATCATGATGACCGACTCGGAGATTTTGGCCGGCGAACATCTGATGGAGGACAAACTGACGCAGAAATTCATGAGCAGGGACGACGAGAAACCGACGCCCAGGAAGTTCCACAGAGGCACGTTGGAGAGCCACTCGTTCACGGACTTGCAACAGACCTACATCAAGGACTTTTATTTCGGTTCGACTGCCGGTTCCATGCACAAAAGTACA carries:
- the LOC109608087 gene encoding uncharacterized protein LOC109608087 isoform X1; protein product: MNKSQKTDKNPVTKTADKQPAGASPKGRSQPATPTKSGDKSKSSDKSKSTPQKGKRGSPAEETPKTPKVHRTRSERLRIKGRKLAMKRFEYKVPTPKTKPWIPPELRPKEPRKKIEIMIPVPTTHKWVPPDQRKKKPPPPKYEAPRPEVTRKWIPPFLRKKPPKPEPKVTPPPGAKTIPVPHSKIPKGWGPFKFFGNLHEPGVIVADYSQENKKFGKNAGLQDLANCVVFCGYTRRTPYPFEWTRQLVTSFLEAGNKLYEFSIKKLNKEHQLCENLILDFTKLLQIFFHDYKKYLMKYCVGDTITAEIVSCSKEEMMLETVKDFFSKYTIGVLTFEGKSLAIYKHSVYFLFDPTDHDYEGRMIHTRPRGQGFAVVSRCGTMKVFSKNILDNLPDFGHVTFTITPVLVEKIIDLGQEPDEYEKVVEKATQEMKECKRLEEKKEPEPELDPKEVELKEKQKMAALEINPNNINDVAERPSYLKNLDIEKIVQEEKEAEKLPLKVQRVLKPKPVSRYVDLIPNTAWILRGLTFQTDKRTTKYGGKQSIGNVIACLATLRQSKAINWTPQTLVEIHQYGDIIYSEARSKKKEGYPLQLEDFPKTVEVLNVKYVVDFEQKCIGQLQSVEYDVLDLYRALEFFFESQSCGMIEGPVTVAVWKEDDMYFMFDPNERDERGEVMALPKFGQMPQRGASCVLMFSGVTNLRNHYSSNLPNRDKNDYFKLVGVQVRDFPDVPAPWHCFEGLKKNRWILRAGLSQNANIFRGHPGWGLQCTAMASTSLFFATLFPNFSTWTSETLNTILRFGNEYYKTSRKAILEVDPENNEHMLCADEVYPKVPFPDYSKEIQLDIKLIICGAMNSIEGVPDLCQGFQQFFLGSGTHAVVTGGSKSVGIWMASPSEYYYFDSHRNNEKGQAAREGTAFLMRTTNFKELAEAVLPNINSSMNQSFNIFDLGIKVVEVVNQVARPERFNFVFVSDKLADYVCILRASVSCLYPKFGQENVGKQMIAMCLTGLGVNKLKKAERWKVEDIDFTLKKGNELHVQSLEKKESPETLGLMDEDEEEEEKKEDVTTLDNVKKEFVLGYNKISFEYSLIDEGNVEDKLIETLARLYGRNPSLDDPNMEIILVSEPYTVAIFRDKGAFYVYDPHGRDHKGEVFGKVDWDDPGSGGVSEGETLRTGGGDAEEEEPEEEEEVTDFNVRTFFKNIGDREWDIGKPRRPRKTVHKYPPTFWEDNVMLYGKACCVRFLLVQDLVAFIYKNYPPLVRPQTDFQLYKIEVNVEVKPPTQKYRPERGDKPKTVYDGNWFKFVEMDKGKWILPGKITMTDKIFPDANKGQQSLCSCVIFVGIVTLYPPYRLDAEIMDWILKYGDRMMSKIRFQMQTNLKANTSMNEQEIKLIADSTDISVNHISKVLRIIKNYISVNISLQYSGNVYAKVTPEEEAILEGEDRMNVNLPQALESFFKTFQSGLLMANGLTVALYKGEMVYYMYDPNNRGPDGKEDKLGTPCVTRFLTLDQLRELFMSNMNEWGNNYYKLYAVVCRKYQSKENKDHEVDEEEEKKAAPVKEPGKQAPQNLTLGGWKKIIAGKYILRGTLDNQLFSSFKAAAFVFVSLAMSLLHSAFTWTYPIVVEISTIGDELFNFSRNEDDPAFDANRPLEIRKVKPTFKVGSNRCQVSVKFPSMAGQINSTDSRTLNLREALQFLFKTNTHGVIEVGGLTFAVWEDQDPTSGRPLIFLYDPVARGPTGLPLSYCGSPYVMYFVHNVEMVTDHIRQIVEMEKVDGYFRVTIAEVIAGKSRTQKKVVDKPKPCPKNKDLSIVMKMTENQLRAKRVQEINAIGRSKHHPVPPGMILRGFKTMYDKQFVGKGKQEMCCCVMALVYSKLTTIETWNAHFLDLVMESGDKVYVSSYNTYTPENPKLGMTNILRNHFINEESVQLKIFKPMCNYPMDEKLLSPIMQQFSTFDNAAKELYFVLEYCDYYYSIILSNNKIFMFDPHNTDHNGDLSESGGPVLYLFQTFDELSDRYFKNYGDRSEDPNKNFCIYYVKVIPSKDPPRRTKCDLDKYA
- the LOC109608087 gene encoding uncharacterized protein LOC109608087 isoform X2, whose product is MNKSQKTDKNPVTKTADKQPAGASPKGRSQPATPTKSGDKSKSSDKSKSTPQKGKRGSPAEETPKTPKVHRTRSERLRIKGRKLAMKRFEYKVPTPKTKPWIPPELRPKEPRKKIEIMIPVPTTHKWVPPDQRKKKPPPPKYEAPRPEVTRKWIPPFLRKKPPKPEPKVTPPPGAKTIPVPHSKIPKGWGPFKFFGNLHEPGVIVADYSQENKKFGKNAGLQDLANCVVFCGYTRRTPYPFEWTRQLVTSFLEAGNKLYEFSIKKLNKEHQLCENLILDFTKLLQIFFHDYKKYLMKYCVGDTITAEIVSCSKEEMMLETVKDFFSKYTIGVLTFEGKSLAIYKHSVYFLFDPTDHDYEGRMIHTRPRGQGFAVVSRCGTMKVFSKNILDNLPDFGHVTFTITPVLVEKIIDLGQEPDEYEKVVEKATQEMKECKRLEEKKEPEPELDPKEVELKEKQKMAALEINPNNINDVAERPSYLKNLDIEKIVQEEKEAEKLPLKVQRVLKPKPVSRYVDLIPNTAWILRGLTFQTDKRTTKYGGKQSIGNVIACLATLRQSKAINWTPQTLVEIHQYGDIIYSEARSKKKEGYPLQLEDFPKTVEVLNVKYVVDFEQKCIGQLQSVEYDVLDLYRALEFFFESQSCGMIEGPVTVAVWKEDDMYFMFDPNERDERGEVMALPKFGQMPQRGASCVLMFSGVTNLRNHYSSNLPNRDKNDYFKLVGVQVRDFPDVPAPWHCFEGLKKNRWILRAGLSQNANIFRGHPGWGLQCTAMASTSLFFATLFPNFSTWTSETLNTILRFGNEYYKTSRKAILEVDPENNEHMLCADEVYPKVPFPDYSKEIQLDIKLIICGAMNSIEGVPDLCQGFQQFFLGSGTHAVVTGGSKSVGIWMASPSEYYYFDSHRNNEKGQAAREGTAFLMRTTNFKELAEAVLPNINSSMNQSFNIFDLGIKVVEVVNQVARPERFNFVFVSDKLADYVCILRASVSCLYPKFGQENVGKQMIAMCLTGLGVNKLKKAERWKVEDIDFTLKKGNELHVQSLEKKESPETLGLMDEDEEEEEKKEDVTTLDNVKKEFVLGYNKISFEYSLIDEGNVEDKLIETLARLYGRNPSLDDPNMEIILVSEPYTVAIFRDKGAFYVYDPHGRDHKGEVFGKVDWDDPGSGGVSEGETLRTGGGDAEEEEPEEEEEVTDFNVRTFFKNIGDREWDIGKPRRPRKTVHKYPPTFWEDNVMLYGKACCVRFLLVQDLVAFIYKNYPPLVRPQTDFQLYKIEVNVEVKPPTQKYRPERGDKPKTVYDGNWFKFVEMDKGKWILPGKITMTDKIFPDANKGQQSLCSCVIFVGIVTLYPPYRLDAEIMDWILKYGDRMMSKIRFQMQTNLKANTSMNEQEIKLIADSTDISVNHISKVLRIIKNYISVNISLQYSGNVYAKVTPEEEAILEGEDRMNVNLPQALESFFKTFQSGLLMANGLTVALYKGEMVYYMYDPNNRGPDGKEDKLGTPCVTRFLTLDQLRELFMSNMNEWGNNYYKLYAVVCRKYQSKENKDHEVDEEEEKKAAPVKEPGKQAPQNLTLGGWKKIIAGKYILRGTLDNQLFSSFKAAAFVFVSLAMSLLHSAFTWTYPIVVEISTIGDELFNFSRNEDDPAFDANRPLEIRKFGRIRIRPAEGR